Proteins from a genomic interval of Capsicum annuum cultivar UCD-10X-F1 chromosome 4, UCD10Xv1.1, whole genome shotgun sequence:
- the LOC107869357 gene encoding ankyrin repeat-containing protein BDA1-like, with protein sequence MKLDPWGYTPLDLALCEEHRDTVKQLIKFDPKLIQVRSRERKTPLQYVAEINDDDLLREFLIACPTAIKDLTIQGETAVHLYVRNRRIQAFKVLIGWLHQTDNKEILDWKDNNGSTELHISAQTARVEVIKYLTKERVDLDVRNQENKTALDIAADGIADHQQNHSARSVASNKEYVQIQEILHRAGTISIQKRANPKEGKECCEFAQKDEDKRNAYLVVTLLIVTVSFQAVLSPPGGGWQSDEKDNKNNKNNTALVLPPPPSITTMKYSESSIQKANGPVPPLNLKTFLDGVIFKETYSMEFESVRPHRSPLHAAFTLVLR encoded by the exons ATGAAGCTGGACCCGTGGGGTTATACCCCTCTTGATCTAGCCCTGTGTGAAGAACATAGGGACACTGTGAAGCAGCTCATAAAGTTTGATCCTAAGCTGATTCAAGTCAGAAGCAGGGAGAGGAAGACACCGCTGCAGTATGTAGCTGAAATTAATGATGATGATCTTCTCAGAGAGTTTCTCATAGCTTGCCCCACCGCGATCAAGGACCTGACCATTCAAGGAGAAACAGCTGTGCATCTCTATGTGAGAAACAGAAGGATTCAAGCTTTTAAAGTTCTAATTGGTTGGCTTCACCAGACTGACAACAAAGAAATATTGGATTGGAAAGATAACAATGGCTCCACAGAGTTGCACATTTCTGCACAAACAGCTCGAGTTGAG GTTATAAAGTATTTAACAAAAGAAAGAGTGGATCTTGATGTCAGGAATCAAGAAAATAAGACTGCTCTTGATATCGCTGCGGATGGAATAGCAGATCATCAGCAGAATCATTCAGCTCGCTCTGTTGCTTCGAACAAAGAATATGTACAAATACAGGAAATATTGCATAGAGCTGGTACAAT CTCCATACAAAAACGGGCGAATCCAAAAGAAGGCAAAGAGTGCTGTGAATTCGCACAAAAGGATGAGGATAAGCGAAATGCATATTTGGTAGTTACTCTTTTGATTGTAACGGTTAGTTTCCAAGCTGTTCTCAGTCCTCCAGGTGGCGGTTGGCAAAGTGACGAGAAGGACAACAAAAACAATAAGAATAATACGGCTCTGGTTCTGCCACCACCACCTTccatcacaacaatgaaatattCCGAGTCCTCCATCCAGAAAGCAAACGGACCAGTTCCTCCTCTTAATCTAAAAACATTTCTAGACGGAGTAATCTTCAAAGAAA CATACTCAATGGAATTTGAGAGTGTGAGACCTCATCGTTCTCCCCTACACGCTGCCTTTACACTTGTCTTACGTTAA